One stretch of Pontiella desulfatans DNA includes these proteins:
- a CDS encoding right-handed parallel beta-helix repeat-containing protein: protein MNSPVQNPPYTNGWNEAAHTLQQVLPYAQDGDVIFVMPGTYSLASSIVITNNLEIRSFLQPEPEHVVFDGQGLHTCFNLGNTDTRLHAFTIRNAKTAGIRCSGSQPAVYSCIVEDTDGTGMVNGRASDCIFRNNTGAYYGGGANKTVATGCSFVDNEAYQGGGGYQVAATDCTFQNNTSSGEGGGLYYGTATNCLFVGNVAAGSGGGLCSSTAIGCAISGNRAGGYGGGLYLSTATHCTITENTASVGGGMAYGQAYNSILWNNTATDNSATTYNTTIQSCCLPDYTANGSITNNPQLLSISHLAATSPCLGAGNAAYAVGTDIDGEEWLAAPAIGCDEIIPGAVEGAIICRNDLPERIAEGQPIFFTAYVEGAVTRTVLDFGDGSAAVTNATTLTHSHAWTYGNYHVVLTGYNDSYPGGISTTNTVFVRRDLTTTIYVSDADGNDSNDGESWATAKKTIQAGVDVQDYAGGLVLVSNGTYSVTAEIIVEKDIRIQSVNGATLTTIQGDTQHQCLYLNNRNCLVEGFTIKKAGGYSVHGTSGGGAIYCSGINPVVSNCIITENNSGGYGGGVMWRGTANNCTFSKNTASNGPGGMQSGSANDCLFLDNTTVNNGAGGMQGGIANRCIFKENEGPIGGGARDTIANDCQFIQNLSTTLGGGMYNGTANNCVFNQNKAYQGGGGTYGTKATHCTITANQAGTSGGGMYGGTADHCIIWHNTALESANDLFSTTANTSCSAELTHGSNGNITNNPQLVSASHIALTSPCAGSGTIPRDTLDIDGEHWRSIPAMGCDEPADAPIGDLTITIDGPSDLPAGFKTFFTVDIQGALSGDTIDFGDGETAIRTGIIPIWHTWNAPGTYDMVITAYNADHPAGYSVTKTITVFAADFSTIYVSPNGSDENNGHSWGTAKKTIQAAIDEQEFPGGRVLLADGTYTLAATIKIDKDIQLLSQNGAATTIIDAGSLPDYQHSRAMEIGDNHSIITGLTIRNADFTWTGGAVFCDYTRSPILSNCILSDNHAGTAGGMCYGTAIDCVFSNNTASTGAGLYLSHATRCEFIANTASGSGGGMYGGTADDCTFIKNRIYTTGSNYGNGAGMSKGIANNCTFTRNDSNGYGGGINEGTANDCLFIENTAVHGGGGIRDSVANRCSFIENSAASSGGAIHNGTATRCVISGNRATLGGGMYAGFAYNCAISGNIADDIGGGTHSTKLFNCTVTGNSASDAGGVYGQTKNCIVWGNTATTGNNDINDGNINLNYIVNTCSPDAPHGTDGSITNNPLLVSGSHIAVNSPCIGAGNAAYATGTDLDGETWNTPPAMGCDEIGASLSGPIEMAFYGPSPIAIYIEGNYVAQFNGQVSKTIVDFGDGTRITNTTGVLSHSWSGPNSANYDVVLTAFNDTYPSGLSRTQTVQVVSNDDSDIHVKHFGNDSNDGTSWATAKQTIQAGVDAQNIHGGRVLIDAGTYHITEPIVVNKAVHLKGDNDEIVGTLPIPVIDAGGSNRCFQLGYSACVLENLAIQNGATATGGSGDNIGGGIYCQNGAPRITYSTISNCAAYYGGGAYKGTLENCTLANNTATSQGGAAYQSMLTGSTLSGNTAGYGGALSGGTLNGCILSNNTATTQGGAAYDSTVLFSTITSNAAPSGGGLASCMADRCDISTNRASVSGGGIFNGTAHNCTFHFNFATQYGGGTYNTTLRNCTLVENGADTGGGSYSGYAYNSIIYSNFAWTAGIDLKYVTAKNSCSPDLTHGPYGNITNAPLFVAHAPDFLIRGSGYYLSILSPCINAGSNSYVESDRDFNGWARILNGTVDMGANESWISGGDYDSDGMDDDWELENFGGVTNAVADENSDSDIFNNRDEFIAGTDPLDPDSYFRIIQQEMTSNTIVLHWDSVNDRSYQVLWSDSLTNEFQAIDPVVNYPGSSCAVEKTNGAAFYKINVWTD from the coding sequence ATGAATAGTCCAGTCCAGAACCCACCCTATACCAACGGCTGGAACGAGGCGGCCCACACGCTTCAACAGGTATTGCCCTACGCCCAGGATGGGGATGTCATCTTTGTGATGCCCGGAACCTATTCGCTGGCCTCCTCCATCGTGATCACCAACAACCTGGAAATCCGCAGCTTTCTCCAACCGGAACCCGAACATGTGGTTTTCGATGGGCAGGGTCTGCACACCTGCTTCAATCTGGGCAATACCGACACCCGGCTGCATGCCTTCACGATCCGCAACGCAAAAACGGCGGGCATTCGATGCAGCGGCTCCCAGCCTGCAGTGTATAGTTGCATCGTTGAAGACACGGACGGCACCGGCATGGTTAACGGGCGCGCCTCGGACTGCATTTTTCGAAACAACACCGGCGCCTACTATGGCGGCGGCGCCAATAAAACGGTTGCAACCGGCTGCTCCTTTGTAGACAACGAGGCCTACCAGGGGGGGGGCGGCTACCAGGTTGCGGCCACGGATTGCACCTTCCAAAACAACACCTCTTCCGGAGAGGGCGGCGGGCTTTATTATGGCACGGCCACCAACTGTCTGTTTGTGGGCAACGTTGCGGCCGGAAGCGGCGGCGGATTGTGTTCGTCAACGGCGATCGGCTGCGCAATTAGTGGAAACCGTGCAGGCGGCTATGGCGGCGGGCTTTACTTGTCGACCGCCACCCACTGCACCATCACCGAAAACACGGCCAGCGTCGGCGGTGGAATGGCCTATGGCCAGGCCTACAACTCCATCCTCTGGAACAACACCGCCACCGACAACAGCGCAACGACATACAACACGACAATCCAATCCTGCTGCCTGCCGGACTACACCGCCAACGGCAGCATCACGAACAATCCCCAGCTGCTTTCCATCTCACACCTTGCCGCCACCTCGCCCTGTCTCGGTGCGGGCAACGCCGCCTACGCCGTGGGAACGGATATCGACGGTGAAGAGTGGCTGGCGGCTCCAGCCATCGGTTGCGACGAGATCATCCCCGGGGCTGTAGAGGGCGCGATCATTTGCCGCAACGATCTGCCGGAGAGAATTGCCGAAGGGCAGCCGATTTTCTTTACGGCCTATGTTGAAGGGGCCGTCACCCGAACCGTGCTTGATTTCGGCGACGGCAGTGCCGCCGTCACCAATGCAACCACACTCACTCATTCGCATGCCTGGACCTACGGAAACTATCATGTCGTTCTGACCGGCTATAACGATTCCTACCCCGGCGGCATCTCCACGACCAACACGGTTTTTGTGCGCAGGGATCTGACCACCACCATCTATGTTTCCGATGCGGACGGCAACGACAGCAATGACGGCGAAAGCTGGGCAACCGCCAAGAAAACCATCCAGGCCGGTGTCGATGTGCAGGATTATGCGGGAGGGCTCGTGCTCGTCTCGAACGGCACCTATTCGGTCACGGCCGAAATCATCGTGGAAAAAGACATACGCATCCAAAGCGTCAACGGCGCAACCCTCACCACCATTCAAGGCGACACCCAACATCAATGCCTCTACCTGAATAATCGGAATTGCCTCGTGGAAGGTTTCACCATTAAAAAAGCGGGCGGTTATTCCGTTCATGGAACGTCGGGCGGCGGGGCCATCTATTGCTCCGGCATCAATCCGGTCGTCTCCAACTGCATCATCACCGAAAACAACAGCGGCGGATACGGAGGCGGGGTGATGTGGCGCGGAACGGCCAATAACTGCACCTTTTCCAAGAACACCGCCTCCAATGGCCCGGGGGGCATGCAAAGCGGCAGCGCCAACGACTGCCTGTTTCTGGATAACACGACGGTTAATAATGGCGCGGGCGGGATGCAAGGCGGCATAGCCAACCGCTGCATCTTTAAGGAAAACGAAGGTCCCATTGGCGGCGGCGCACGAGATACCATCGCCAATGACTGCCAGTTTATTCAGAACCTTTCCACCACCCTCGGCGGCGGCATGTATAACGGAACGGCGAATAATTGCGTGTTCAACCAAAACAAAGCGTATCAGGGCGGCGGCGGCACCTATGGTACCAAAGCCACGCACTGCACCATCACCGCCAATCAGGCCGGCACTTCGGGTGGCGGCATGTATGGCGGCACGGCAGACCATTGCATCATCTGGCACAACACCGCGCTGGAGTCGGCGAATGATCTGTTTTCAACCACCGCCAACACCTCCTGTTCCGCCGAGCTGACCCACGGATCAAACGGCAACATCACCAACAACCCGCAGCTCGTTTCGGCCTCCCATATTGCATTGACCTCGCCCTGCGCCGGTTCGGGGACCATTCCCCGCGATACGCTGGATATCGACGGCGAACACTGGCGCAGCATCCCCGCCATGGGCTGCGACGAACCGGCCGATGCGCCGATCGGCGACCTGACCATCACCATCGACGGCCCCTCCGACCTGCCGGCGGGGTTCAAGACCTTCTTCACGGTGGATATACAAGGCGCGCTCTCCGGCGACACCATCGATTTCGGCGACGGAGAAACCGCAATACGAACCGGCATCATCCCCATTTGGCATACCTGGAACGCTCCGGGAACCTACGACATGGTCATCACGGCCTACAACGCCGACCATCCTGCCGGCTACTCCGTCACAAAAACCATCACCGTGTTCGCGGCGGATTTCAGCACCATCTATGTTTCGCCGAACGGCTCCGATGAAAACAACGGACACTCATGGGGCACGGCCAAGAAAACCATCCAGGCCGCCATCGACGAACAGGAATTTCCGGGCGGACGCGTTCTGCTGGCCGACGGAACCTATACGCTCGCCGCCACCATCAAGATCGACAAGGACATTCAGCTACTCAGCCAGAACGGAGCCGCGACCACCATTATTGATGCGGGGAGCCTTCCCGACTACCAGCACTCCCGCGCCATGGAGATCGGCGACAACCACAGCATCATCACCGGCTTAACCATCCGCAACGCCGATTTCACCTGGACCGGCGGCGCCGTCTTTTGCGACTACACCCGCTCCCCCATACTTTCCAACTGCATCCTTTCTGACAATCACGCGGGCACAGCCGGCGGCATGTGCTACGGCACGGCCATCGACTGCGTCTTTTCCAATAACACCGCCTCAACGGGTGCAGGACTCTATTTAAGCCACGCCACCCGATGCGAGTTCATTGCAAACACCGCCAGCGGCAGCGGCGGCGGCATGTATGGCGGAACGGCCGACGACTGCACCTTCATCAAAAACAGAATCTACACGACTGGTTCCAATTATGGCAATGGGGCCGGCATGAGCAAAGGCATCGCGAATAACTGCACCTTCACCCGAAACGATTCCAACGGCTACGGAGGCGGCATAAATGAAGGCACGGCCAACGATTGTCTGTTCATCGAAAATACAGCCGTACACGGAGGCGGCGGCATACGCGATAGCGTGGCCAATCGGTGTTCTTTCATCGAAAATTCAGCAGCAAGCTCTGGCGGCGCCATTCATAACGGAACCGCGACCCGTTGTGTCATCAGCGGAAACCGCGCTACTCTCGGGGGCGGCATGTATGCCGGCTTCGCTTACAACTGCGCCATCAGCGGCAACATTGCCGACGACATCGGCGGCGGCACCCACTCCACCAAACTTTTCAACTGCACCGTCACCGGCAACTCGGCCAGCGATGCGGGCGGGGTATACGGGCAGACCAAAAACTGCATCGTCTGGGGCAATACGGCCACCACCGGGAACAACGATATCAACGACGGAAACATTAACCTCAACTATATCGTCAACACCTGCTCGCCCGACGCGCCGCACGGCACCGATGGGTCCATCACCAACAATCCTTTGCTGGTTTCCGGCTCGCACATTGCAGTAAATTCACCCTGCATCGGCGCGGGTAATGCGGCCTATGCCACCGGAACCGACCTCGACGGGGAAACGTGGAATACGCCGCCCGCCATGGGCTGCGATGAAATCGGCGCCAGCCTTTCCGGCCCCATCGAAATGGCGTTTTACGGTCCATCGCCGATCGCAATCTATATCGAAGGCAACTATGTGGCTCAGTTCAACGGACAGGTCTCCAAAACCATCGTCGATTTTGGCGACGGCACCCGCATCACAAACACAACCGGCGTGCTCTCTCATTCATGGTCCGGACCAAATTCGGCCAACTATGACGTGGTGCTCACCGCCTTTAACGATACCTACCCGTCGGGCCTCTCCCGCACCCAAACGGTGCAAGTGGTCAGTAACGATGATTCGGATATCCATGTGAAACATTTCGGCAACGACAGCAACGACGGGACCAGCTGGGCCACCGCCAAGCAAACCATTCAGGCCGGAGTCGATGCCCAGAATATTCACGGAGGCCGCGTGCTGATCGATGCCGGCACCTACCATATCACCGAACCCATTGTCGTGAACAAAGCCGTTCATCTGAAGGGCGACAACGATGAGATCGTCGGAACTCTGCCGATCCCCGTGATTGATGCCGGCGGCAGCAACCGCTGCTTCCAGCTCGGCTACAGCGCTTGCGTGCTCGAAAACCTCGCCATCCAAAACGGAGCAACGGCTACCGGCGGATCGGGCGACAACATCGGCGGCGGGATTTATTGCCAAAACGGTGCGCCGCGCATCACCTACTCCACCATCTCCAACTGTGCGGCCTATTACGGCGGCGGAGCCTACAAAGGGACGCTCGAAAACTGCACGCTGGCCAACAACACCGCAACCTCCCAGGGCGGTGCGGCGTATCAAAGCATGCTGACCGGTTCAACCCTCAGCGGCAACACGGCTGGTTATGGCGGAGCGCTCTCCGGCGGCACGCTGAACGGATGCATCCTTTCCAACAACACCGCCACCACCCAGGGCGGCGCGGCCTATGACAGCACGGTCCTCTTTTCCACCATCACCAGCAACGCCGCCCCCTCCGGCGGCGGACTCGCCAGCTGCATGGCCGACCGGTGCGATATCAGCACCAATCGAGCCTCGGTCTCCGGCGGCGGGATATTTAACGGAACCGCTCACAACTGCACCTTCCATTTTAACTTCGCCACCCAATATGGGGGCGGAACATACAACACCACCCTCCGCAACTGCACCCTTGTGGAAAACGGCGCCGACACCGGCGGCGGGAGCTATTCCGGCTATGCCTACAACTCCATTATCTATAGCAACTTTGCCTGGACTGCCGGAATCGATCTAAAATATGTCACAGCTAAAAACTCGTGCAGCCCCGATCTAACGCATGGGCCATACGGCAACATCACCAATGCCCCGCTGTTTGTGGCCCATGCCCCGGACTTCCTCATCCGCGGCAGCGGCTACTACCTCAGCATCCTTTCCCCCTGCATCAATGCGGGCAGCAACAGCTATGTCGAATCCGACCGCGACTTCAACGGCTGGGCCCGGATCCTCAATGGAACCGTCGACATGGGCGCCAATGAAAGCTGGATCAGCGGCGGGGATTATGATTCCGATGGAATGGACGATGACTGGGAGCTTGAAAACTTCGGCGGCGTCACCAATGCCGTGGCCGATGAAAACTCCGACAGCGACATCTTCAACAACCGCGATGAATTCATTGCCGGAACCGATCCGCTCGACCCCGACTCCTACTTCCGCATCATCCAACAGGAAATGACCAGCAACACCATCGTGCTGCACTGGGATTCGGTCAACGACCGCTCCTATCAGGTTCTGTGGTCGGACAGCCTGACTAATGAATTCCAAGCCATAGACCCGGTCGTCAACTACCCCGGAAGCTCCTGCGCCGTCGAGAAAACCAACGGCGCCGCCTTCTACAAAATCAACGTTTGGACCGATTAG